The following coding sequences are from one Peromyscus eremicus chromosome X, PerEre_H2_v1, whole genome shotgun sequence window:
- the Tab3 gene encoding TGF-beta-activated kinase 1 and MAP3K7-binding protein 3, whose translation MAQSSPQLDIQVLHDLRQRFPEIPEGVVSQCMLQNNNNLEACCRALSQESSKYLYMEYHSPEDNRMNRNRLLHINLGIHSPSSYHPGDGAHLNGGRTLVHSSSDGHIDPQHTAGKQLICLVQEPHSAPAVVAATPNYNPFFMNEQNRSAATPPSQPPQQPSSMQTGMNPSAMQGPSPPPPPSYMHIPRYSTNPITVTVSQNLPSGQTVPRALQILPQIPSNLYGSPGSIYIRQTSQSSSGRQTPQNSPWQSSTQGPVPHYSQRPLPVYPHQQNYQPSQYSPKQQQIPQSAYHSPPPSQCPSPFSSPQHQVQPSQLGHPSSHVFMPPSPSTTPPHLYQQGPPSYQAQGSHSVAYLPYPASSLPKGSMKKIEITVEPSQRHGTAITRSPSPISNQPSPRNQHSLYTATTPPSSSPSRGISSQPKPPFSVNPVYITYTQPTGPSCAPSPSPRVIPNPTTVFKITVGRATTENLLNLVDQEERSAAPEPIQPISVIPGSGGEKGNHKYQRSSSSGSDDYAYTQALLLHQRARMERLAKQLKLEKEELDRLKAEVNSMEHDLMQRRLRRVSCTTAIPTPEEMTRLRSMNRQLQINVDCTLKEVDLLQSRGNFDPKAMNNFYDHIEPGPVVPPKPSKKDSSDPCTIERKARRISVTSKVQADVHESQAAAADEHMSGCRQSPRTQPRDEDYEGAPWNCDSCTFLNHPALNRCEQCEMPRYT comes from the exons ATGGCGCAAAGCAGTCCACAGCTTGATATTCAGGTTCTCCATGATCTCCGACAACGTTTTCCCGAAATTCCAGAGGGTGTGGTATCTCAGTGCATGTTACAG AATAACAACAATCTAGAAGCCTGTTGCCGAGCCCTTTCACAGGAGAGCAGCAAATACTTGTATATGGAATACCATAGTCCAGAAGACAATAGGATGAATAGAAATCGCCTTTTGCATATTAACCTGGGCATCCATTCTCCTAGTAGCTACCACCCAGGAGATGGAGCTCACCTTAATGGCGGTCGAACACTGGTACATAGCTCAAGTGATGGACATATTGATCCTCAGCATACAGCAGGTAAACAGCTGATATGTTTAGTTCAGGAACCACACTCAGCTCCAGCTGTTGTGGCTGCTACTCCCAACTATAATCCATTTTTTATGAATGAACAGAACAGAAGTGCAGCTACTCCTCCTTCACAGCCACCTCAGCAGCCATCTTCCATGCAAACAGGAATGAATCCATCTGCTATGCAAGGGCCTTCACCACCGCCACCTCCGTCCTACATGCACATACCTCGGTATAGTACAAATCCAATTACTGTTACAGTGTCTCAAAACCTCCCTTCTGGACAGACTGTACCAAGAGCTTTACAGATTCTTCCACAAATTCCAAGCAATCTCTATGGATCTCCTGGCTCTATTTATATTAGACAGACATCTCAGAGTTCATCAGGAAGACAGACGCCTCAGAATTCTCCATGGCAGTCCTCAACACAAGGCCCAGTGCCTCATTACAGCCAACGTCCTTTACCTGTTTATCCACATCAACAGAACTATCAACCTTCTCAGTATTCTCCCAAACAACAGCAGATTCCTCAGTCAGCTTACCATTCACCTCCCCCTTCTCAGTGTCCTTCACCCTTTAGCTCTCCACAGCATCAAGTACAGCCCTCGCAGCTGGGCCATCCAAGCTCTCATGTGTTTATGCCACCTAGTCCTTCAACTACTCCACCCCACCTATATCAACAAGGACCTCCTAGTTATCAGGCACAGGGGAGTCATTCAGTAGCTTATCTCCCTTACCCAGCATCTAGCTTACCCAAAGGTTCCATGAAGAAGATAGAAATTACAGTTGAACCTTCTCAAAGACATGGGACAGCAATAACTAGGAGTCCTTCACCCATCAGTAATCAACCATCTCCAAGGAACCAGCACTCACTGTATACAGCCACCACGCCACCTTCAAGTTCCCCTTCAAGAGGGATATCTAGTCAACCAAAACCTCCATTTAGTGTTAATCCtgtgtatattacatatacacaGCCAACTGGACCCTCATGTGCTCCATCACCATCTCCTCGGGTGATACCAAACCCAactacagtttttaaaattactgtagGCCGAGCAACAACTGAAAACCTTTTAAATTTAGTGGACCAAGAAGAACGTTCTGCAGCACCAGAACCTATTCAGCCCATTTCAGTGATACCAGGCTCCGGGGGAGAAAAGGGAAACCACAAGTATCAGCGGAGTTCTAGTTCTGGATCAGATGACTATGCCTATACACAAG CCTTGCTGTTACATCAGCGAGCAAGGATGGAGAGGTTAGCAAAACAATTGAAACTTGAAAAAGAGGAGCTAGACCGGTTGAAGGCTGAAGTTAACAGTATGGAGCATGACCTGATGCAGAGACGGCTCAGAAGGGTCAGTTGTACTACTGCGATCCCCACG CCTGAGGAAATGACAAGATTGAGAAGCATGAACAGACAACTCCAGATAAATGTTGACTGTACACTGAAAGAAGTTGACCTCCTTCAATCTAGAG gAAACTTTGATCCAAAAGCCATGAATAATTTTTATGACCACATAGAACCTGGCCCAGTAGTACCACCGAAGCCATCTAAAAAAG ACTCCTCAGATCCCTGCACAATTGAGAGAAAAGCCCGAAGAATTAGTGTGACTTCCAAAGTACAGGCAGATGTCCATGAATCCCAGGCAGCAGCTGCAGACG